The following are encoded in a window of Roseivirga misakiensis genomic DNA:
- a CDS encoding (2Fe-2S)-binding protein, which yields MASYNIKINGQQKTVDADPDTPMLWVLRDKLDMKGTKFGCGIGQCGACTVHLDGNAVRSCQIPVSAVGGNSITTIEGLSEKGDHPLQEAWKKHDVPQCGYCQAGQIMNAAAFLSKNTNPTYQEIQDATNGNLCRCGTYNKIKAAIATAAEQL from the coding sequence ATGGCATCATACAACATAAAAATCAATGGTCAACAAAAAACGGTTGACGCAGATCCAGATACTCCTATGCTATGGGTACTGAGAGATAAATTAGATATGAAAGGTACAAAGTTTGGCTGTGGCATCGGTCAGTGTGGGGCTTGTACTGTGCACCTCGACGGAAATGCCGTTAGGTCATGTCAAATACCTGTATCGGCAGTTGGAGGAAATTCGATTACTACGATTGAAGGGCTTTCAGAAAAAGGAGATCATCCATTACAAGAAGCTTGGAAAAAGCATGATGTTCCACAATGTGGCTACTGTCAGGCGGGACAAATCATGAATGCTGCTGCCTTCCTCAGTAAAAACACGAATCCTACCTATCAAGAAATTCAAGACGCTACAAATGGTAATTTATGCCGATGTGGCACTTATAATAAAATTAAAGCAGCCATCGCTACAGCGGCTGAGCAACTCTAA
- a CDS encoding peptide MFS transporter produces MSDQKMIWGHPRGLATLFFTEMWERFSYYGMRALLILFMATAVSDGGLGFDDKTSGAIYGLYTMGVYLLALPGGWLADRLFGLKKSVWYGGLIIALGHFTMGIPGILQLFSDAAEKTEITALDTNAFFLGLILIVIGTGLLKPNISSIVGQLYAPGDSKRDAGFSIFYMGINIGALVAPILTSSVAEYNWHLGFGLAGFGMVLGLIQYKLTATSTLADVGNAPVITTPEEQDSQSTLKKVTTAVVGVVGLLLVFMFTGVINVNASAIANASGVVIAIVAFSYLGYIIFLGGLDQADKKKVMAMGIVFIFGAVFWSGFEQAGSTLNLFAERFTDRSIFGWEMPAGWFQSVNSTFIILFAPFFGAMWIWLARKNMEPSSPLKFFFGLFGVAAGFFVMYFAAKIAASGDMAAPTWLIFTYLFHTWGELSLSPVGLSLTTKLAPKGYGGQMMGIWFLSVALGNLLAGLIAGEASGGDAEALANMPSQYLTIVLTTFGAALLLLALNKPLRKLMGDVH; encoded by the coding sequence ATGTCAGATCAGAAGATGATTTGGGGGCATCCCCGAGGGCTAGCAACCCTGTTTTTCACAGAAATGTGGGAGCGCTTTAGCTACTATGGTATGCGTGCTCTGCTAATATTATTCATGGCTACAGCTGTTTCAGACGGTGGTTTGGGCTTTGATGATAAAACGTCAGGAGCAATTTATGGACTTTACACCATGGGAGTATACCTTTTGGCATTGCCTGGTGGCTGGCTAGCTGATAGACTTTTTGGTTTAAAGAAATCTGTTTGGTACGGAGGTCTTATTATTGCCTTGGGACACTTTACCATGGGAATTCCTGGTATTCTCCAACTTTTCTCAGATGCTGCAGAGAAAACTGAAATCACTGCACTTGATACCAACGCCTTTTTTCTTGGTTTAATTCTGATCGTAATAGGTACTGGTTTATTGAAACCAAATATTAGCTCCATTGTAGGGCAATTGTATGCCCCAGGGGATAGTAAGAGAGATGCAGGTTTCTCAATATTCTACATGGGAATCAACATCGGAGCATTAGTTGCACCAATTTTAACAAGTTCAGTCGCTGAGTATAACTGGCATTTAGGATTTGGTCTTGCTGGTTTTGGAATGGTTTTAGGCCTTATCCAGTATAAGTTAACGGCTACTTCAACTTTAGCTGATGTAGGAAATGCGCCAGTAATTACCACACCTGAGGAGCAAGACTCCCAAAGCACGCTCAAGAAGGTAACGACGGCTGTAGTGGGTGTTGTTGGCCTGTTATTAGTTTTTATGTTTACGGGTGTTATTAACGTAAATGCAAGCGCTATTGCAAATGCTTCGGGTGTCGTTATTGCTATCGTAGCCTTCTCTTATTTAGGTTATATCATATTCTTAGGTGGTTTAGATCAAGCTGATAAAAAGAAGGTGATGGCGATGGGTATTGTCTTTATTTTCGGTGCCGTTTTCTGGTCAGGCTTTGAACAAGCAGGTTCTACACTCAATCTTTTTGCAGAACGATTTACTGATCGATCAATTTTTGGTTGGGAAATGCCTGCTGGATGGTTCCAGTCTGTCAATTCTACTTTTATAATTTTGTTTGCTCCTTTCTTTGGCGCCATGTGGATTTGGTTGGCAAGAAAGAATATGGAACCTAGCTCACCTCTTAAGTTCTTTTTTGGCCTGTTTGGTGTGGCTGCAGGATTCTTTGTAATGTATTTCGCAGCGAAAATTGCAGCATCGGGAGATATGGCTGCACCGACCTGGTTAATTTTCACCTACCTGTTCCATACTTGGGGTGAATTAAGTTTAAGCCCTGTAGGTTTGAGTTTAACTACTAAGCTTGCGCCTAAAGGTTATGGTGGCCAAATGATGGGGATATGGTTCCTGTCTGTGGCATTAGGTAACCTTTTAGCTGGTTTAATTGCTGGTGAAGCTAGTGGTGGAGACGCAGAAGCATTGGCCAATATGCCTTCGCAATACTTAACGATTGTATTAACAACGTTTGGGGCCGCGTTATTACTACTTGCCCTAAATAAACCTCTTAGAAAATTAATGGGTGACGTCCACTAA
- a CDS encoding uracil-DNA glycosylase family protein, which yields MTKSFETILSDIKSCQVCADQLSHGPNPVVSVSEQSQILIIGQAPGTKVHHSGIPWDDASGKNLRKWLGVTDEQFYDPQIFGIVPMGFCYPGKGKSGDLPPRPECAPLWHHQLFDHLKSVKLILLIGLYAQQYYLGDKRKKTLTETVENYKAYLPKYMPLVHPSPRNGIWMRKNPWFTAEIVPALQNIVHQTIASK from the coding sequence ATGACTAAATCATTCGAGACTATACTAAGTGATATCAAATCGTGTCAGGTATGTGCTGATCAACTATCGCATGGCCCTAATCCAGTTGTATCGGTTAGCGAACAATCTCAAATCCTGATCATAGGCCAAGCTCCCGGTACCAAAGTGCATCATAGTGGTATTCCATGGGATGACGCGTCTGGAAAAAATCTAAGAAAGTGGCTTGGCGTTACAGATGAACAATTCTACGACCCGCAAATTTTTGGTATAGTACCAATGGGCTTCTGTTATCCCGGAAAAGGCAAATCCGGTGATCTTCCACCTAGACCAGAGTGTGCCCCTTTATGGCATCATCAGCTTTTTGATCATTTGAAAAGTGTCAAGCTTATCTTGCTCATTGGTCTGTATGCACAACAGTATTATTTAGGAGATAAGAGGAAGAAAACTTTAACAGAAACCGTAGAGAACTACAAGGCATACCTACCCAAGTATATGCCATTGGTTCATCCATCACCAAGAAATGGTATTTGGATGAGAAAAAACCCATGGTTTACGGCTGAGATCGTACCTGCACTGCAAAATATTGTGCACCAAACCATAGCTTCTAAATAA
- a CDS encoding M16 family metallopeptidase: MNYTFKRGVLLIAALFFVLSACEQKSEDAGSEFSIDFEKYTLDNGLEVVLHKDNSDPMVAVSVLYHVGSNREKPGKTGFAHFFEHMLFQNSENVGAGNFIKTMNDLGGSFNGGTWTDGTVYFETVPSDALEKVLWMESDRMGFFINTVSEWGLENEKQVVKNEKRQGVDNRPYGHKQYVQLVNLYPEGHPYSWDVIGSLEDLQNATIEDVKEFYEKWYGVNNATLVIAGDIDEEEAKAYVEKYFGELEPRAEVEAIKPWPATLETSKLLYHEDKFANVPDLHMLWPTVEKYHPDMWALDLLGQVLTDGKNSPLYKVVVEEKKLAPRVSTYNSSNEIAGTFNITARAFDGVNLNDLKAAFMEGFAKFEADGVSESDLDRIKIGLETSLYNAASSVFNKAYQMADYNTFTGDPGYFKKDLENSMKLTSEDIMRVYNKYIKGKNFLATSFVPAGQKELVLEGSEKASVVEEAIVQGAEGNLDQYDKDVKFEKTASKIDRSQAPPLNGELSFTPPSIAKESLSNGMQVYHIYQDELPMAQFSIRIKGGMFLDDPNKIGTAALLDNMLMEGTANKTPSELEEAIGQLGANVFVSTSREYITISGNCLAKNYEKVLALVEEIVTEPRWDEAEFERIKSSALNSIQQSGANPNAIASRIFNEVLYGEDHIFANPVSGTMNSVSGITLDDLKAYYEKNFSPSLASFHFVGALNKEDVVNSLSIFSDWEAKDVDFPSYEIKTKDDGSRIYFVDYPDAKQSVLNIGRVSMAGDNKDYAAATMANYRLGAGSGSILFRKLRLEKGYTYGAYSNYGRQLNGTTFTAASSVRSNVTKESVQLFKEILDNYGDEFSEEDMEATKTSILRSNTQSYETLGSLVGILQNISTYDLPLDYVQKDETTLKSMDVNEAKRLISEYMNPDDLIYVVVGDGKTQLNRLNNLGLGKPIVVNKDKDKLTIDK; this comes from the coding sequence ATGAATTATACATTTAAACGAGGTGTTCTGCTGATTGCCGCACTATTTTTTGTGCTATCGGCATGCGAGCAAAAGTCAGAGGATGCTGGTAGTGAGTTTTCGATCGACTTTGAGAAGTATACTCTTGACAACGGTCTAGAAGTTGTTTTGCATAAAGATAATTCCGACCCCATGGTGGCGGTTAGTGTCCTTTATCATGTAGGCTCGAACAGAGAGAAACCAGGTAAAACTGGCTTTGCGCATTTCTTTGAGCATATGCTTTTCCAGAATTCAGAGAACGTTGGTGCTGGGAATTTTATTAAGACGATGAACGATCTTGGTGGAAGCTTCAATGGTGGTACCTGGACGGATGGTACAGTTTATTTCGAAACTGTACCAAGCGATGCCTTAGAGAAAGTGCTTTGGATGGAGTCTGATAGGATGGGCTTTTTCATCAATACAGTTTCCGAATGGGGACTTGAAAATGAAAAACAGGTAGTAAAGAACGAGAAAAGACAAGGTGTTGATAATAGACCTTACGGTCATAAGCAATACGTTCAGCTTGTAAACCTATATCCAGAAGGGCACCCTTACAGCTGGGACGTTATTGGTAGTTTGGAAGATTTACAAAATGCTACCATCGAAGATGTTAAGGAGTTCTATGAGAAATGGTATGGCGTAAACAATGCCACGCTAGTAATAGCTGGTGATATTGATGAAGAAGAAGCTAAAGCCTACGTCGAAAAGTATTTTGGCGAGTTAGAGCCGCGTGCTGAAGTAGAAGCGATCAAACCATGGCCAGCGACTTTGGAGACTAGCAAACTACTTTACCATGAAGATAAGTTCGCCAACGTACCTGATTTACATATGCTCTGGCCAACTGTTGAAAAGTATCACCCTGATATGTGGGCATTAGATTTACTAGGGCAGGTGCTTACAGATGGTAAAAATTCACCACTTTATAAAGTGGTAGTAGAAGAAAAGAAATTGGCCCCAAGAGTTTCTACTTATAACAGCTCAAATGAAATTGCTGGTACTTTTAATATCACTGCCCGTGCTTTTGATGGGGTCAATTTAAATGACTTGAAAGCCGCATTTATGGAAGGCTTCGCCAAGTTTGAGGCAGATGGTGTTTCTGAATCTGATTTAGACAGGATTAAGATCGGTTTGGAAACAAGTCTTTACAATGCTGCCTCAAGTGTATTCAATAAAGCCTACCAAATGGCTGATTATAACACTTTTACTGGCGACCCTGGCTACTTCAAAAAGGATTTAGAGAACTCTATGAAGTTGACTAGCGAAGATATCATGCGTGTTTATAACAAATACATTAAGGGTAAGAACTTCTTAGCCACGAGTTTTGTGCCGGCGGGTCAAAAAGAGTTGGTGCTTGAAGGTTCAGAGAAAGCTTCAGTGGTGGAAGAAGCTATTGTCCAAGGAGCAGAAGGAAACTTAGATCAGTACGATAAAGATGTAAAGTTTGAAAAGACGGCTTCAAAAATTGATCGCAGCCAGGCGCCACCTTTAAATGGTGAGTTGAGCTTTACGCCTCCATCTATTGCCAAAGAATCCTTGAGTAACGGCATGCAGGTATATCATATTTACCAAGATGAACTTCCTATGGCCCAGTTCAGCATTCGTATTAAGGGTGGGATGTTCTTAGACGATCCAAATAAAATCGGCACAGCTGCTCTTTTAGACAATATGCTCATGGAAGGCACAGCCAATAAGACGCCTAGCGAGTTAGAAGAAGCGATCGGTCAATTAGGAGCCAATGTGTTTGTTTCTACTTCCAGAGAGTATATTACCATTTCTGGAAATTGCTTGGCCAAGAATTACGAAAAGGTGCTGGCTTTGGTAGAAGAGATTGTGACCGAACCTCGATGGGATGAAGCTGAATTTGAAAGAATCAAAAGTTCTGCGCTGAACTCAATTCAACAAAGCGGTGCTAACCCGAACGCTATCGCTTCCAGAATTTTCAATGAAGTGCTTTATGGTGAAGATCATATTTTTGCTAATCCGGTGTCAGGTACAATGAACTCCGTGTCAGGGATTACACTAGATGATCTAAAAGCGTATTACGAGAAGAATTTCTCTCCTTCTTTGGCTTCCTTTCACTTTGTAGGTGCTTTGAATAAAGAGGATGTGGTAAACTCATTGTCCATTTTCTCTGATTGGGAGGCTAAAGATGTAGATTTCCCTTCTTATGAAATAAAGACAAAAGATGATGGCTCTAGAATCTATTTTGTTGATTATCCAGACGCAAAACAGTCTGTTTTGAATATTGGTAGAGTGAGTATGGCTGGTGATAATAAAGATTATGCAGCGGCTACTATGGCTAATTATCGCTTAGGCGCAGGCTCTGGTTCTATTCTGTTTAGAAAACTAAGATTGGAAAAAGGCTATACATATGGCGCTTACTCTAACTACGGTAGACAATTGAATGGAACTACATTTACCGCGGCATCTAGTGTGAGAAGTAATGTGACTAAAGAGTCTGTTCAACTTTTTAAAGAGATTCTGGATAACTACGGAGATGAGTTTTCTGAAGAAGATATGGAAGCGACTAAAACTTCTATCCTGAGAAGCAATACTCAATCTTATGAAACGCTCGGCAGCTTGGTAGGTATCCTTCAGAATATCTCTACATATGACTTGCCTTTGGATTATGTGCAGAAGGATGAAACGACGCTCAAATCAATGGACGTTAACGAAGCCAAGCGATTAATTTCTGAGTATATGAACCCTGATGACTTAATTTATGTGGTGGTTGGCGATGGTAAGACACAACTGAATCGATTAAATAATTTAGGTTTAGGTAAGCCGATCGTTGTGAATAAAGACAAGGATAAACTGACAATTGATAAATAG
- a CDS encoding xanthine dehydrogenase family protein molybdopterin-binding subunit has product MTVIKTKIDRRSFLKTSALAGGGLMIGFAWGCNPSNTEKLPPKEWFDVNAFLSIADNGQVTIMSPNPEIGQNVKTSMPMIVAEELDIAWEDVIVKQAGLNVNSFTRQIAGGSQSIRAGWASLRMTGATARQLMINTAAKEWDVDASTLTTEAGFVLNGRKKLSYGELASKAVLEEIPTEVELKKPQDFKIIGQSKTNVDLDGIVQGKPLFGVDYMADGMVYAAVMRPPAFGTKLKSFDDTEARKVNGVLDVITFDDNERDDQRKIRGEKIAIIATNTWAAFKGKKALKANWEKSAPLENTSGHDKELNRLLDVSNDKSVMRSDGNAKKAFTEADGTLERTYEAPFLPHNTLEPMNFFANVSDDKVELAGPVQTPDWTHNRVAGLLKREPATVSVEMTRMGGGFGRRLYGDFALEAAAISDKIRKPVKVQFSREDDMTAGIYRPASKYKFRAAYKNGKVTGYHLTGAGIQMGKSTRENWFPAGGIENYKVESHNVTSNITTGAWRAPITNFLAIAEQSFFDELAKEMNVDAVQVRLDILERAKNNPVGKVDYEPEKMIGVIKLAAEKGNWSNPEAGVSKGFSCYYSHNTYVAEVADVKTVNGQPKITNMTVAVDCGIIINPEAAINQIQGGVVDGIGHAMYGDFAFVDGAPQASNFDKFRLIRTSEAPTVDVHFVESLNDPTGLGEPSLPPAGGALANAIAAATGRRVYKIPFTKQDIAMG; this is encoded by the coding sequence ATGACGGTAATAAAAACAAAAATCGATAGAAGATCATTTTTAAAAACCTCCGCACTAGCTGGCGGTGGACTAATGATCGGCTTTGCGTGGGGCTGTAACCCTTCTAATACAGAAAAATTGCCACCAAAAGAGTGGTTTGATGTCAATGCGTTTTTATCAATCGCAGACAATGGCCAAGTAACTATTATGTCGCCAAATCCAGAGATCGGCCAAAATGTAAAGACTTCTATGCCGATGATTGTAGCGGAAGAGCTCGATATCGCTTGGGAAGATGTCATAGTAAAACAGGCTGGCCTCAACGTTAATAGTTTCACCAGACAAATTGCCGGTGGTAGCCAATCCATACGCGCTGGGTGGGCTAGTTTGAGAATGACAGGCGCCACTGCTAGACAATTGATGATTAATACAGCAGCCAAAGAATGGGATGTTGATGCCTCTACCCTAACGACGGAAGCTGGTTTTGTACTGAATGGTAGAAAAAAGTTATCCTATGGGGAACTAGCGTCTAAGGCGGTACTTGAGGAAATTCCGACTGAAGTTGAATTGAAGAAACCTCAAGACTTCAAAATCATTGGACAAAGTAAGACCAATGTAGATTTAGATGGAATTGTGCAGGGTAAGCCTCTTTTTGGTGTTGACTATATGGCCGACGGTATGGTCTATGCTGCCGTCATGAGACCACCAGCCTTTGGTACAAAATTGAAGTCTTTTGATGACACAGAAGCTAGAAAAGTAAACGGTGTGCTTGATGTTATCACCTTTGACGACAATGAGCGTGATGATCAGCGTAAAATAAGAGGTGAAAAAATAGCTATCATTGCCACCAATACTTGGGCAGCTTTTAAAGGTAAAAAAGCACTAAAAGCGAATTGGGAAAAATCGGCACCGCTAGAAAATACCAGTGGCCATGACAAGGAATTAAACCGTCTTCTTGATGTGAGCAATGACAAATCAGTGATGCGTTCGGATGGAAACGCGAAAAAAGCTTTTACCGAGGCCGATGGAACACTAGAAAGAACTTATGAAGCCCCATTCCTTCCTCACAACACATTGGAACCGATGAATTTCTTCGCCAATGTAAGTGACGACAAGGTAGAATTGGCTGGCCCTGTTCAAACCCCAGACTGGACACATAATCGTGTTGCAGGTTTATTGAAAAGGGAACCTGCCACTGTAAGCGTTGAAATGACCCGTATGGGTGGTGGCTTCGGTAGGCGACTTTATGGTGATTTTGCTTTGGAAGCCGCTGCTATCTCTGATAAAATCAGAAAACCAGTGAAAGTTCAGTTTTCAAGAGAAGATGATATGACTGCTGGAATCTATAGACCTGCTTCAAAGTATAAATTTCGAGCAGCCTATAAGAATGGCAAAGTAACTGGCTATCATTTAACTGGTGCTGGCATACAAATGGGGAAATCTACGAGAGAGAACTGGTTCCCTGCTGGTGGAATTGAGAACTACAAAGTAGAATCACATAACGTTACTAGTAATATTACCACGGGAGCATGGCGTGCTCCGATCACTAACTTTTTAGCCATTGCAGAACAGAGTTTCTTCGATGAATTAGCCAAAGAGATGAATGTTGATGCTGTTCAAGTCAGACTGGACATTTTGGAAAGAGCAAAAAATAACCCAGTCGGTAAAGTAGACTATGAGCCTGAAAAAATGATCGGTGTCATCAAGCTAGCGGCAGAAAAAGGCAATTGGAGCAATCCAGAGGCTGGTGTAAGTAAGGGGTTCAGCTGCTATTACTCGCACAACACTTATGTTGCGGAAGTTGCAGATGTTAAGACTGTGAATGGGCAACCTAAGATCACAAACATGACTGTAGCTGTCGACTGTGGGATCATTATAAATCCTGAGGCGGCCATAAACCAAATTCAAGGTGGAGTAGTCGATGGTATTGGACATGCTATGTATGGGGATTTCGCTTTTGTAGATGGTGCTCCACAGGCGAGTAACTTCGATAAATTCCGATTGATTAGAACCTCAGAAGCGCCAACTGTTGATGTGCATTTTGTAGAAAGTCTGAACGACCCGACTGGTTTAGGTGAGC
- the pckA gene encoding phosphoenolpyruvate carboxykinase (ATP): MLETGIESKKSNLSEIGIKDAKVHWNLTPDELTTISLEKGMVQETSTGAVTVNTGEFTGRSPQDRFIVKDDITKDAVWWGNINIPFEPAKFDALYERVTEYLSGKEIYARDSYVCADPKYRTNVRVVTEFPWSNMFCYNMFLRPTEEEIENFDPEWTVVCAPSFMAVPDRDGTRQHNFAILNFGRKIALVGGTGYTGEMKKGIFSALNFILPHQKDTLAMHCSANVGEKGDTAIFFGLSGTGKTTLSADPNRKLIGDDEHGWTSENTVFNFEGGCYAKVIDLTEEKEPDIWNAIKPGALLENITFKGDSNEPDYESGEITENTRVSYPIYHIDNIQVPSVGENPKNIFFLTCDASGVLPPISKLTPGQAMFHFISGYTAKVAGTEAGITEPVAAFSACFGAPFMPLHPTKYAEMLGEKMQAAGVNVWLVNTGWSGGAYGTGSRMKLKYTRAMITAALEGQLDDVSYTTHEVFGLAMPNECPDVPTELLSPKNTWEDKSAYDKEANKLAVKFNENFVKFEDYANEEILAGRPTPQ; encoded by the coding sequence ATGCTAGAAACTGGAATAGAATCCAAGAAATCTAACCTAAGCGAAATAGGCATCAAAGATGCTAAAGTACACTGGAATTTGACTCCTGATGAATTGACCACAATATCTCTTGAAAAGGGAATGGTTCAAGAAACTAGTACGGGAGCAGTGACAGTAAATACTGGTGAGTTCACTGGCCGATCGCCTCAAGATAGATTCATAGTAAAAGATGATATTACCAAAGATGCAGTATGGTGGGGAAATATTAACATCCCATTTGAGCCTGCCAAGTTTGACGCCCTCTACGAAAGAGTAACTGAATACCTTTCAGGAAAAGAGATTTATGCACGTGATTCTTATGTCTGTGCAGACCCAAAATACAGAACTAACGTACGTGTAGTTACCGAATTCCCTTGGTCCAACATGTTCTGCTACAATATGTTCCTTAGACCAACAGAGGAAGAAATCGAGAATTTCGACCCAGAATGGACTGTAGTTTGTGCACCTAGCTTTATGGCTGTTCCGGATCGTGATGGAACTCGTCAGCACAACTTCGCTATCTTAAACTTTGGCAGAAAAATAGCCTTAGTTGGAGGTACAGGTTACACTGGAGAAATGAAAAAAGGTATTTTCTCTGCCTTGAACTTTATTCTACCGCATCAGAAAGACACTTTAGCGATGCATTGTTCTGCCAATGTGGGCGAAAAAGGTGATACTGCTATATTTTTCGGTCTTTCGGGAACTGGAAAAACAACATTATCGGCTGATCCGAACAGAAAATTGATTGGTGATGACGAGCACGGTTGGACGAGTGAAAACACAGTATTCAATTTCGAAGGTGGCTGCTACGCAAAGGTTATTGACCTGACGGAAGAAAAAGAACCAGACATCTGGAATGCCATCAAGCCAGGTGCTTTATTAGAGAACATTACGTTCAAAGGAGATTCCAACGAACCTGATTACGAAAGCGGCGAGATCACGGAAAATACACGCGTATCCTACCCTATTTATCACATCGATAATATTCAGGTACCATCTGTAGGTGAAAATCCGAAAAACATTTTCTTCTTAACATGTGATGCTTCAGGTGTCCTACCTCCGATTTCAAAACTTACTCCAGGTCAGGCTATGTTCCACTTTATTTCTGGTTATACTGCAAAAGTAGCTGGAACTGAAGCTGGTATTACAGAACCTGTGGCAGCTTTTTCTGCCTGCTTTGGCGCACCATTTATGCCATTACACCCTACAAAGTATGCCGAAATGCTTGGTGAAAAAATGCAAGCAGCCGGTGTAAATGTATGGTTAGTGAATACAGGATGGTCTGGCGGTGCTTATGGTACTGGAAGCAGAATGAAGCTGAAGTACACAAGAGCCATGATCACAGCTGCACTAGAAGGACAATTGGATGATGTATCATACACCACACACGAAGTCTTTGGCTTAGCCATGCCGAACGAGTGTCCTGATGTACCTACCGAATTGTTAAGCCCAAAAAACACTTGGGAAGACAAATCGGCTTATGATAAGGAGGCCAACAAACTAGCGGTTAAATTCAATGAAAACTTCGTGAAGTTTGAGGACTATGCCAACGAAGAAATTCTTGCCGGTAGACCCACACCTCAATAG
- a CDS encoding 3-oxoacyl-ACP synthase III family protein — MYINKASNYLPSEIIDNSYFMDKNGMDDATIIRKSGIKTRVKAGPDENTNTMALDAVEAGLKDLPYDIKEVDLIIGATYSPYDTVGTLAHVVQQKYDIDKAIVFSISSACSSFLNAMEIIEGYFATGKASRALVVNAEHNWAFVNENDPVSAHLWGDGASAVFVSKERVSPTDHEVLSINTEGHAHIGRGPGGVCLKPLHGGIEMPDGRDVFYNAITFMSEKTQNILEENGYKVDQLDYLIPHQANIRIINVIAETLKFPMEKVVINMVELGNTGAASSSIGYSQIFKEMKKDETAVITVFGGGYSSGAMLVKA, encoded by the coding sequence ATGTACATCAACAAAGCATCTAATTATCTCCCATCGGAAATTATTGACAATAGTTACTTCATGGATAAGAATGGTATGGATGATGCCACCATCATTCGTAAGTCAGGCATTAAAACTAGAGTTAAGGCTGGCCCGGATGAAAACACCAATACAATGGCCTTAGATGCCGTTGAGGCGGGTTTAAAAGACCTTCCTTATGATATAAAGGAAGTAGACCTGATTATTGGCGCCACTTATTCCCCGTATGATACCGTAGGCACGCTAGCGCATGTAGTGCAACAAAAATATGACATCGATAAGGCGATCGTCTTTTCAATCTCTTCAGCTTGTAGTTCATTTTTAAATGCCATGGAGATTATTGAGGGGTATTTTGCGACTGGAAAAGCCAGTAGGGCTTTGGTGGTGAATGCCGAACATAATTGGGCATTTGTCAATGAAAACGATCCCGTTTCAGCACATCTTTGGGGTGATGGCGCATCGGCAGTTTTCGTTTCGAAAGAACGAGTTTCACCTACCGACCACGAGGTATTATCTATCAATACCGAAGGTCATGCCCATATTGGCAGAGGACCAGGTGGTGTTTGTCTAAAACCTTTACATGGTGGAATTGAAATGCCAGATGGCCGTGATGTTTTCTACAACGCTATCACGTTCATGTCAGAAAAGACACAAAATATTTTAGAGGAAAACGGCTATAAAGTTGATCAGCTGGACTATTTGATCCCTCACCAAGCCAATATCAGGATCATTAATGTGATTGCCGAAACACTGAAATTCCCGATGGAAAAGGTCGTGATTAATATGGTAGAACTGGGCAATACAGGTGCCGCTAGTTCGTCTATTGGCTACTCTCAGATTTTTAAAGAGATGAAAAAGGATGAAACTGCTGTCATCACTGTTTTCGGCGGTGGCTATTCCAGTGGGGCTATGTTAGTGAAAGCCTAA